TCCTTTACAATAGCCGCCCGTTATGCTAAACAATTGACTATGAAGGTTGAGTATAACGGTACGGTCCATGAGCTCGAAAAACCCATGACTATTCTCAAGTTGTTGGAGCAGTTTTCCCTTAACAGAGAGTCTCATCTCGTTGTTGTCAATAACAAGCTCGTTACCGAGGACTCCCGCTTGGAGAAGGACGACGAAGTGAAACTGATCAGGGTCATATCGGGCGGATGAAATGCAGAGTGTGCGGGCAGACCGCTACTATTAGTCTCAGAGCTTACAATACTGCGCTCTGTGCGGATGATTTCATCACTTTCCTTGAAAAGCGGGTTCGGACCACCATCGAAAAATACCATCTGATCGGAGATGAGGACAGACCCATTGTGGCTATCTCCGGGGGTAAGGACAGCCTTTCTCTCTGGTACATGATGAATAGACTTGGATACGCCGCTGATGGTATCTATGTCGACCTCGGAATAGAAAATTATTCCGATCCTTCCTTGGACAGGATCAGAGCCGTGGCAGACTTACTGAAGCGGAAGGTCTACGTCTTTCCTTTCCGGCACGTTTTCAATAAAGGGATAGAGGAGTTGGCGCGGATAATCAGAAGAGCCCCCTGTTCCGCATGCGGGATGATTAAGCGGTACATTATGAACAGGGTGTGCATGGACAAGGGTTACAATACTCTCGTCACGGGTCACAATCTCGACGATGAGGCGGCTGCCCTGTTCGGCAACATCCTTTACTGGAAAGAGGAGTACCTCTGGAAGAAAAATGTTGTATTAGAGGGGATAGACGGTCATCTTTCCCGGAAAGTGAAGCCCCTTTTTCTCTGCTCCGAGCGCGAGATGGCAGCCTATGCGATCATCAATAATATCGACTACATCTATGAGGAGTGTCCCTTTTCGGTAAAGGCAAAATCACTTACCTATAAGGCCATGCTCAACAAACTTGAGGAAAGATCGCCGGGCACCAAGCTCCAGTTCATAAAGGGCTACCTCAAGATGGTGAACGAAGGCGAAAGAAAGGAAGGCGGATTTTGTGCAATCTGCGGGTATCCAGCCAATGGGGGAATGTGCAATTTTTGCAGGATGCTCGAAAAATTCCATATAGAGACTGATGTATCCTTTGAAGAGTATGCCCCGTCCGGCTCTGAAACCATGAATGTGGTGGTGACATAATTTCTCTCAACATGATAGACCATATTTCTCAACTTATCTTCAATGTCTACGAAGCCTTTACCGTTGCCCTTTTTCTGAAGGAAAAGGAAATGCTAAAGTGTGCCTCCTCGGTGACCTTTGCGACCAGCTTCAGTAAGAGCAGGGCGATTCCAGTGGAAAGTACGCTGCCAGGGTGGGCTCTCAAACACAACGAGCCCCTGATTATCCCGAATTTCGACAAGGATGAGGCGACCTTAGGTTATTACGGTGCCAAGGAGAACATCAAATCTTTCATGACCTATCCTGTCGAAACGGATGGTGTGATAGTCGTGGACAGCAAAAAAAAGTATGTATTTACGGACAGAGAAAAGAAAATCCTGGGCAGTTTTGCCTCTATAATGCACAAGGAAATTGAGAGGGAGAAGAGATTTCAGGACATGGAGGACAGGATCGAAGACCTTGCTGCCGAAAAGCGCATCATGGGTATGTTTAGTGACCTCAACGCGGCGAAGATTTCGGCCCGCAGCATAATGAGCGAGGCGCTGGCTTTGTCCGGAGCCGATTTCTGTTTCGTGGGGATGGAGAAGGGTGGCCGGATCTTCATTTATGATGCCTGCGGCATCGCAGCCAAGGAATATGTCAAGAAAGAATGCCCTCTGCGCGAGAGCATTGTGTCCCTCGTGATGGAGGGTGGTGGGGAACTACTCCTTCCCCATAATAGCGGATACCTCAGAGAGAAGCCTCTCTTTTTCGCCGGAGAATCGGTAAGGACAAGGCAATTCTTTGGCTTTCCTCTCATGGTCGAAGACTTTATCGTTGGGGTTATGGGGTTTGGATCTCTATCCGATCTTTCTTTGAAAGAGGGTTCCATCGCCCTCCTGAGAAACGTGTCCTCTCTCTTGTCCCTGCACTATGCATACCTCTGGATGCGGGACCATCTTGAGAAAGTGAAGGAGGTGGAGCCAGTGACAGGTTCCATTCAGTTTGCTACCTTTCTTGGAATTCTGGAGAAGATGATAAAAAAGGGCAACCGATTCTATCTTTTGTCCGTGAAACTTCCCCATCTCCATGTGTATAATAAGAAGATGGGTTTTGATTACACGAACGGTGTTCTTGCAAGGGTCGCCAAGGTCATCAAGTACTGCGCGGGAAACAATGCCTTCATCACGAGAAAGGGAGGAGGCGATTTCTACGCCGCAGTAAGAGGCGGTGATGAGGTGGAGATAAAGAATCTCACGAGGATTCTCAACCATACGATCCGCAAACGTGTTTTTGAAGAGAAAGCATGGGACGTTGATTCAGCGGTGGAATCGGGCGCTGCCTGTTTTCCTGAAGACGGGACTGAACTCTGGACGCTTATTGAGAAATCGAATATGAGAAGAATTAAGACAGGAGTACACTAAGGAGAGCATATGGATTTTCTGAAAAAATTGTTTGGATTTTTTTCAACCCATCTTGCCATGGACCTTGGAACAGCAAATACGCTTATATATCTGAAGGAGGAAGGTATAATCCTAAACCAGCCTTCGGTAGTGGCCATTGATAATTCCAATGGCAAGGTAATTGCGGTAGGCAAGGAAGCAAAAGATTTTATTGGGAGAACGCCTCCAAATATCAGCGCCATAAGGCCTCTGAAGGACGGCGTCATTGCGGACTTTGACGTGACCAAAGCCATGATCAAGTATTTCCTTACCATAGCCAGCAGAGAGAGGAAAATCTCGAAGCCGAAAATGGTGGTCGGTGTACCCTCCGGCATTACTCAGGTTGAAAAAAAAGCGGTTATTGATGCATGTTTTCAGGTGGGCATTAGGGATGTATTCCTGATTGAGGAACCCATGGCGGCTGCCCTCGGCGCGGGAATGCCAATTGAGCAGCCCAGGGGAAATATGGTTGTTGATATCGGGGGAGGGACCACCGAGGTCGCCATCATCAGCCTCTCGGCTACTGCATACAGTGAGTCCCTGAGGGTGGCCGGTGATGAACTCGACGAGTCAATAATGCGTTACCTTCAAAAAAAGCATCAGGTAGCGATAGGGATCATTGCTGCGGAAAAGATGAAAATAGAGTGCGCATCGGCGATGTCCGTCGAAATGCACACAGACAGCGTAACGGTAGTGGGAAAAGACCTTTTCAATGGTACACCGAAGAGCACGAAGGTGTCGAAGGAAGAGATCAGGGAGGCGATAGAGGAGCCTATTTCCGCAATTATTGACTCCGTGAGAAGGGCGCTTGAAAGGCTGCCCCCCGAATTTGTGTCGGATCTTAATGAGTCCGGCATGATTCTGACAGGGGGTGGTGCAATGCTTCGAGGTTTGGACAAAAGAATAGAGAGCGAGACCGGCATAAGGGTGTATGTTACTGACGATCCACTCTACTCTGTGGTGCTGGGAGCGGGTCAGGCCCTCGAAGAGATGCCGAAGTACAAGAAGGTATTTATAAGCTGAAAAGGGCAGCGAATAGCCAATTTCAGGGGTTTTAAGCCTCGTCAGTGAATAGTCCAAAACTGGAGATGTGGTATTCGAACGGATTCCATGCAGATTCTCACAATTTCGTGTTGCGCTTTTGATTCGCCATTAGCTATTTTAGCTCTTCCGAGAATAGTCGTCCTCCTCAAACAAACTCTTCTTTGTAAATTCGCGTTTTGCCCTATATATAGATAGGTATCTTATGAAAGACGACACCGATCGAACTTTCCGAGATCAGGAGCATAGGGATTACTAAAACAGTGCAGGTTAAGACCTGTTTTGAAATCACCAAAAAGCGGGATTCCGAAGAAGATGTGGATATCAACCGGATCACCTGCCATGGAAACGTTGTGAAAGCGATCCTGGTAACCATAAAAGACAAAACGAAGAAGCGCTTCAGGTTTATCCGTCTCAAGGCTAAGAATAAAATTATCAGGATCGGCACGATTTCCGCGGGCGCCATGAATGCAAGTCTTGTCCATCCTTAAGCCCTTGCCCACAATCACCCGTCGGGAGGATTGTGAACCGTCCGTAGGAGACATCCTGGTGGGCGCAGGGACCGATGACGGAAGTCGGCAAAACTATGAGAGTGGAAGCCATAAACCATAGTATCGTCACTGCCAGAGGATATTTCGGTTTTAAAGAAAAGGGATGAATTTAGACGTCCCGTCTCTCCTGCCGAAACGGAGGGGGGACAAGCTCCCATTCTTTTTGCCTCTTGCGCCGACAGTTCCAAAATCGTAAAATATTGAGGCATTGCGGCTTTGGTCCAAGCAGGCGCCATACGTGAGACCAGAAGAAAGGAGAAAAGATGAGCGGAATTTTTGGATTTGCAGGTAAGGGGAATGCCTTCGTCGAAGTGAGGACGGGTTTGGAGAATCTCTCTCACAGGGGACAGGAGAGTTGGGGCATCGTGTCAGGGCTTAGGGACGGGTCTTTTTCCGAAACGAGGAGGACCGGTTCAATTTTCCAGATGTCGGCTCATACCAGACTCCATTTTGGCTCCATGGCCATCGGCCATGTACGTTATCCTACGGCAGGTGAAGCGAGCGAGCGGAATTCACAGCCCATAATCGGGACCTACGGCAAAGAGAAAATTGCGGTTGTCCACAACGGACATGTGCCCAAGTACAAACAGTTGATGGAGAAGATAGGCGGTCTTTTCCAAACGGATACTGATACGGAGGTTATACTCCAGATGATCGTCCGGTCGGAAGGCTCGGACCTGCTGGACAAAACAGTGAAAACTCTGGCCCGTCTCTCCAAAGAGGCGGCCTTTAGTCTCATTATACTCCATCAGGGGAGATTGATAGCTGCCCGTGATCTTTTCGGTATCTGGCCCCTGGCTATCGGCCGGCGGGGGGAAGAAGGGGATTATGAGTGGGCCATTGCCTCCGAGACCTGTGCTTTTGGCGACCGGTTCGAGTGGATGGGTGATGTGGAACCGGGACAGCTCGTGGTATTCGACGGGGAAGATGTGAGAAGTTTCTCTCTTGGCGACCCCACTCCTCGCCCTTGTATCTTGGAATATCTTGACTATGCTTCGCCAGCGAGCCAGGTTTTTTCAGAAAATATTTATGAATTTCGCGAAAAAGCAGGAGCCAGGCTGGCAGAGAAAGAGACCGAGAATGCAGATATGATAGTGCCTATTCCAAGGGCGGCCGTACCCGGTGCCCTGGGTTTTCACAGTGTCACCGGTATAAGCTACAAGGAACCCATCAGTACAGTGGGCGAAATAGGCCGAATTTTCATTATTTCCAAGGAAAAAGACCGCCTCGAAAAGGTGGAGAAGAAGTTTCAGATCAACAGGAAGATGGTCAGCGGGAAAGATATTATTCTCATTGATACGCTCTTGGTGAGAGGTTCGACTGCCATGATCCTGATCCCTAAACTTCGGGAGGCCGGGGCAAGGAAAATCCATTTCCGCATTACTGCGCCTCCTCCCCGTTTTCCATGTTTCATGGGGATGGCCATGGTCAAGCCGGGAGAGTTGCTCGCCGCAAACAGGACCGATGAGAACCTGAAAAACCTGGTCGGCGTAGATAGCTTCCGGTACCTGTCGATTGAGGATTTGAAGGGGCTTGCGGGGAGGAATATCTGCGATGCCTGCCTCACGGGCAAATATCCGTTTCCCGTCCATGGTACCCAGATTTCACGGTCCTCCGGGATTTAGCGGCCTTTTCGTCGGTCCTTCGTGATATCGTGACTACTCACGATATTTTACGTTGTATCCGGTTCTCGGTCGCATCATGCAGGCAATCAGCCACCATGCTGCAGGATTATGGTCTGAAAGATAAGGTCTCTGCTCCCGCTCCTGTTCCGTTCATAAATGAACTGACGAATGCTCAAGAGAGAACCAGCAGGACACCCAAAGATGCCGACGACAGCAATGAGTTGGTGCGAAAGACTTTGCCCGCAAGAGATGCCGTATTCAGAGAAAAGAGGAATCCTAAGGCGGGAGCGCGATATTAAAGCCCGTGGTGGCTTAAAGGTTGGTCAGATTATCATCATTGCCGATTTTCTGCGAATCGGTAATCCTGGTCCGAGCAGCTTACCTTGTTGTTATGTTATATGTTCGCCGTCTGGCCCTTGGGATTGAGGCGGGACGTTTTAGAATACTTTCCTTCTTAACCTCTCATGCAACTGGTATCCTATTTCCTCTTAAAGCGGAGACGGATCGCAATCAGACCACACAAATGTTTTTCTGGCAGTCACTCGTTTGGCCTGACCTTTTCTATTACTATTATTGTTACAATAAAAGATAAAATAGAACCAATTTACTATTATTAAAATAAAATATAAGTTTTTTTTATATAAAATTTATAAAAAAGATTATTTGACTAAAATTTATATAAATGTTATATTTTAACGATATATTTATCAAATAATAATAAAAATATTAATAAATATTAAAAAAACAAGATATTATTAACTATATAAGTTAATATCATTAAAATATGGATATTGAAGGTATTCTTTTCATTTCAATTTGAGAAAGGAGGTATATGAAAATGAAGGGCAAAAGAGCATTAAGTGTCGTGGTCGCTATGGGGTTTGTCTTGCTTTTGTCACTCGCTTGCTATGCAGCGTATCATCATATGGGCGAAAATGATTCTAAGAAATTTATCTCTGCCTATAAGTGCAGGAAGGGGACAAAACTGGACAGTTGCACCCTGTGTCACAGTGGGGGGTCTTATGAGGACTCCAGAGGGAACACGATAATCCTCGGAAGCTGCCAATGGTGTCATTACAGCTACGGTTATGACGAAAGCGGCGATATCAAAAAAACGCTCAACTCTTACGGTGTAGACTATCTTAATTATGGCAGAAGCGCTAAGGCCCTAAAGGCCATCGCGAAGCTTGATTCTGATGGGGATGGATTTACCAATTATGATGAGCTAAAGGCCCGAAGTTATCCGGGCGATGCCACAGACTATCCGACCAAGGTTTACGCCCCGTCCGTAACCTACACCAGAGCCCAACTTGAGGCTATGCCGCAGCACAAACAATTCATGCTCATGAATACGAGTAAATCGGGTGATTTCTATGCGGAATATAGTGGGGTCACCGTGGAGAAGCTTCTCGCCGATGCCCGCATTTCTGATGCTGCCACCAATATAAAGGTCATCTCTCCAGACGGTTTCTCTCAATATCATTCCCTTGAACCTGACCCGAACTGGTACCATGTGAACGGGACTTATCCCGAAGCTACGTATCATCACACGAAAGAAGCAGATGTCAAGCTTAATCAGGAGTACGGGTGGTGTGATTACAGTGCGATTTCCTGCATTGGGCGACAGGATGGCGATCCCATCGTGGTATCTGATGGGCTAAGGTTGCTTCTCGCCATAAAACGGGACGGTGCATATTTGAGTCGCGGGGTACTTACACGCGACAATAAACTCGACGGAGAAGGTCCTTTCCGTGTGGTTCCCCCGCAGATAATGGAGGGCCCCCCGGACCAGTCTTCAACCGCAAGCAATTATTACCAAGCGTTGTCTATCTGGCCCTATAATGCCAGTTGGGACCATAACGCTGGTTCTGCGACCCGGTCCGCTACAATTATAAAAGTGGAACCTCTGCCTCCCGGTACTACCGATATCAACATATACGAGATGGGGTGGCCATACGTGGACATGTCCCAGATTGTGGTCTATGGAAACATCATAAGGGCGGTATCAATCAACGGTGATGCCGGTTGTACTACCGATCGTCGGGTCAGCTTGACTGTCAACCCACCGTCTATACCGGAAACAATGATCATAAGCAATTCAAAAAATAGGGCATCCGGGAAAAAACTGCCTTATGCAGACAGCGCGCAATGGCGCCTGAGTTCTGGAAAAGGCGTGAAGCAAATCTACACATGGTTCAAGACAGGGACATCCCTCCAGGGACCGTTCACGTCTTCAATCTATTACACCACCGTGTGTCCTAGCATGCCCTGATGAGAGTCAGGATTGAAGAAATGACAACGGAAATCTTTCGGGACCTGACCATTTGATACGGAAGGGGGGATTCCATCCCCCCTTCCCTCCCCTTGTCCGAACTAAATTTTGAACTCAATTAGATACATAAAAAAGGTACTGGATTATTTACGCTGGGTCATACGCTCATAAGTTCTATGTGATCAATCCTGACAGCGTCTTCAAATGGTCTTATACGCCGGATACGGGATATACTTGTCCCCGCCACCGGCCGGCAAGAGCAGGGGTTTTCCCAAAGGGATTTGCATTTTTACATTCGCTGCAGTTTCTTGATAAGAAGATGCTCCTTATGTTCATCATGAAAGCCCTTACTTTAATTTCTGATTACTTTTCCCCGCGTATAACATTCCTTCTCTATAATATTGTGTGTATGGAGAGATGTCAGATCAGAGCGGGGAGTGGGAAGGATTAGAACCGGCCTTCCATATTGCCCGTTCTTGACTTTTTATCCGCCGCCGTGTAATTTGTGACCATGAATGGTCGATTCATACCCTCCGCCGCTTCTCCGCCGGAAAAAAAAGAACAGGCGTGGTGGTTTATTTTCAGGACCCACAAGATGGTAACTATGGAAAATGAAGCAGGCATGTCTGTGCCGTTTATTACCGGTCCTGCCGCCATGGGTCTCCACGCTTTGTCGGAGAGGTATCTGGGCACCCTAGACGGGCGGCACTGTTATTGTGCTGAAGTGGGAGAGAGTGGACTCCCAGAGGGGGCCGCTCTTCATGGTCTGCGATATCTCTTTGAGCACCTTGATAAGAAGCTCCACAGGGTGGCCATGCGTGCGGTGCACCTCATCGAATGGGACAAAAATGAACGGTTCTGCGGCAGGTGTGGCCACGCTACGAACAATAAAATGGAAATGAACGCCAAAGAGTGCCCGCGCTGTAGGCATGTAACTTTCCCACGCATCTCACCGGCGGTTATCGTTCTTGTGGAAAAGGAAGGCAAACTCCTTCTGGCAAGGGCATCGCGGTTTGCAGAGGAAATGTACAGCGTATTGGCCGGATTTGTGGAGCCAGGAGAGACGCTTGAAGAAACCGTTAGAAGAGAGATAGAAGAAGAGGTGGGCATCAAGGTTTGGAATATACGCTACTTCGGAAGCCAGCCGTGGCCCTTCCCTGATTCTCTCATGATAGGGTTCACAGCGGAATATGAGAGTGGTGAGTTGAAAATTGACGGCTCGGAAATAGAGCGCGCCGCATGGTTCGACCCGGAGGCGCTGCCTCTGATACCAGGAAAAATCAGCATTGCGCGAGAACTTATAGACTGGTTTGTGGAAAGAAAGCCAGTCTGAAATCCTTGATACGTTGGCGCCCAGGACCAAGAAGAAACGCATGCCAAATGAATAGGGTTCGCATCTGCAGATGAAAGCCATAATAGTATAGGATAACGAGAACCCAGTATGCGGAAAGCTCCTCAAGCCTGTATCCGCCGCCAGATAAGCGCATGGTCATGGTACGTGTGGCGGGGATATACAAGCTGACTGAATTACCAAGCCGACCGAAAACCTTCTGGAAACGCCAAACAGTGCGCCAGATGAAGAGAGGTTTTTGTCGAGCCTCTGGCCGTAGCATTCGAAATCACGGACTAGGTTCATGTGAGACCTGCGGACAGATCTCTTAAAGTGATGATTATCTTTTACCTGGGCCGTTATCTTGCAATACATTGCATTTCTGGCGTTGCCTTATCTTTTTCTCACAACAAACGACCACGTTTAAACTCTTCGTTCTTTGCTTTCCCTTGCAGGCCCATGGATGATAATGTTATAAAATTTAGTAGCATAGGTATGCGGCCTGTGTGTCGAGCTTCATTGAGAAGAGAAAGATAGGGATATTGTACACATTGTGAAGGCCGAGAGACTAGGATATAAAGGGCAAAAAGTACGTTCTTGCGGCAAGGGTGCAAGGTTTTTCAGAAGCGAGTATAATATCTCGCCATATATTCCCAACGCCATGTCTTCCTTGTAAGTAGCATCGACCCTCGGCATCGGAGGCGCGATCATTACAGAATTGGTGCTGATCTTTCTCGGCATGGGGGGGTAGCCCCCCTAAGTTGTGGTGACATCCTGTTGCGGCAAAGGACAATATAGAGATCACCTGGCGGTTTGGCCTTTATCCGGGCGTGGTGATTTTTCTCGCCATTATGGGCCATAATCTCCTCGGAGAGGGTCTCAGGGACATTTTTGGTCCGAGAGCCAGTTTCGATAGGTCTTATGGAGCGAGAAAGAAAGAGAGATCCGAAAAAAATCACGGAGCATATCTACCGGGTGAGCGGCCCGGACCTGACCGATCCGAGGGACTGCGCTGCGTACCTTATCAATCTCGGCGAACTGGTCCTCATCGACAGTGGATCGGGTCTTCATCTCGACCGGCTGGTCCGCAACATAGAGAGGGCAGGATTTGATCCCGCGAAAGTTTCAACGATTATCCTCACCCACTGTCACTTTGACCACATGGGCGGCGGGGTTAAGTTTCGAGAGCAGTTCGGCAGCCGGCTCGTGATGCACGCCTTTGATGCGGAGTTGGTTGAGGCTGGGGACCAGAGACTTACGGCCGCATTCTGCTTCAACGTGCGCCTGGAGCCGTATTCCGTGGATCGCAAACTATATAGGGAAGAAGAGCAACTTGCGATTGGAGGGGAGATGCTTACCCTGCTTCATACACCTGGCCATACCCCCGGCTCCATCTCGGTCTATCTCAATATCGACGGCAAGAAAATTCTTTTTGCCCAGGATATAGGAGCGCCACTTCTCAAGGAATTCGACTGTAATCCCTATGCGTGGGTCGAGTCGGCAGAGAAGTTGTATGCCCTCAATGCGGATATGTTGTGCGACGGTCATTCGGGAGCGTACGAACCTGAGGATGTCGTAAAGGAGTACTTCCACTATTGTATCCGTTCTCAGTATGAACAAGGTTATCTCCCGGTACAGTCATAGAAGGCAGCGACGGGTGTGGTTGTTTTTAGGTGATTCGGGGTCTGCTGGAGAGACTGGCCCATTATACTTGAACTC
The Syntrophobacterales bacterium genome window above contains:
- a CDS encoding MoaD/ThiS family protein gives rise to the protein MKVEYNGTVHELEKPMTILKLLEQFSLNRESHLVVVNNKLVTEDSRLEKDDEVKLIRVISGG
- a CDS encoding TIGR00269 family protein, with protein sequence MKCRVCGQTATISLRAYNTALCADDFITFLEKRVRTTIEKYHLIGDEDRPIVAISGGKDSLSLWYMMNRLGYAADGIYVDLGIENYSDPSLDRIRAVADLLKRKVYVFPFRHVFNKGIEELARIIRRAPCSACGMIKRYIMNRVCMDKGYNTLVTGHNLDDEAAALFGNILYWKEEYLWKKNVVLEGIDGHLSRKVKPLFLCSEREMAAYAIINNIDYIYEECPFSVKAKSLTYKAMLNKLEERSPGTKLQFIKGYLKMVNEGERKEGGFCAICGYPANGGMCNFCRMLEKFHIETDVSFEEYAPSGSETMNVVVT
- a CDS encoding GAF domain-containing protein yields the protein MIDHISQLIFNVYEAFTVALFLKEKEMLKCASSVTFATSFSKSRAIPVESTLPGWALKHNEPLIIPNFDKDEATLGYYGAKENIKSFMTYPVETDGVIVVDSKKKYVFTDREKKILGSFASIMHKEIEREKRFQDMEDRIEDLAAEKRIMGMFSDLNAAKISARSIMSEALALSGADFCFVGMEKGGRIFIYDACGIAAKEYVKKECPLRESIVSLVMEGGGELLLPHNSGYLREKPLFFAGESVRTRQFFGFPLMVEDFIVGVMGFGSLSDLSLKEGSIALLRNVSSLLSLHYAYLWMRDHLEKVKEVEPVTGSIQFATFLGILEKMIKKGNRFYLLSVKLPHLHVYNKKMGFDYTNGVLARVAKVIKYCAGNNAFITRKGGGDFYAAVRGGDEVEIKNLTRILNHTIRKRVFEEKAWDVDSAVESGAACFPEDGTELWTLIEKSNMRRIKTGVH
- a CDS encoding rod shape-determining protein; this translates as MDFLKKLFGFFSTHLAMDLGTANTLIYLKEEGIILNQPSVVAIDNSNGKVIAVGKEAKDFIGRTPPNISAIRPLKDGVIADFDVTKAMIKYFLTIASRERKISKPKMVVGVPSGITQVEKKAVIDACFQVGIRDVFLIEEPMAAALGAGMPIEQPRGNMVVDIGGGTTEVAIISLSATAYSESLRVAGDELDESIMRYLQKKHQVAIGIIAAEKMKIECASAMSVEMHTDSVTVVGKDLFNGTPKSTKVSKEEIREAIEEPISAIIDSVRRALERLPPEFVSDLNESGMILTGGGAMLRGLDKRIESETGIRVYVTDDPLYSVVLGAGQALEEMPKYKKVFIS
- a CDS encoding amidophosphoribosyltransferase; amino-acid sequence: MSGIFGFAGKGNAFVEVRTGLENLSHRGQESWGIVSGLRDGSFSETRRTGSIFQMSAHTRLHFGSMAIGHVRYPTAGEASERNSQPIIGTYGKEKIAVVHNGHVPKYKQLMEKIGGLFQTDTDTEVILQMIVRSEGSDLLDKTVKTLARLSKEAAFSLIILHQGRLIAARDLFGIWPLAIGRRGEEGDYEWAIASETCAFGDRFEWMGDVEPGQLVVFDGEDVRSFSLGDPTPRPCILEYLDYASPASQVFSENIYEFREKAGARLAEKETENADMIVPIPRAAVPGALGFHSVTGISYKEPISTVGEIGRIFIISKEKDRLEKVEKKFQINRKMVSGKDIILIDTLLVRGSTAMILIPKLREAGARKIHFRITAPPPRFPCFMGMAMVKPGELLAANRTDENLKNLVGVDSFRYLSIEDLKGLAGRNICDACLTGKYPFPVHGTQISRSSGI
- the nudC gene encoding NAD(+) diphosphatase, which produces MNGRFIPSAASPPEKKEQAWWFIFRTHKMVTMENEAGMSVPFITGPAAMGLHALSERYLGTLDGRHCYCAEVGESGLPEGAALHGLRYLFEHLDKKLHRVAMRAVHLIEWDKNERFCGRCGHATNNKMEMNAKECPRCRHVTFPRISPAVIVLVEKEGKLLLARASRFAEEMYSVLAGFVEPGETLEETVRREIEEEVGIKVWNIRYFGSQPWPFPDSLMIGFTAEYESGELKIDGSEIERAAWFDPEALPLIPGKISIARELIDWFVERKPV
- a CDS encoding MBL fold metallo-hydrolase; translated protein: MERERKRDPKKITEHIYRVSGPDLTDPRDCAAYLINLGELVLIDSGSGLHLDRLVRNIERAGFDPAKVSTIILTHCHFDHMGGGVKFREQFGSRLVMHAFDAELVEAGDQRLTAAFCFNVRLEPYSVDRKLYREEEQLAIGGEMLTLLHTPGHTPGSISVYLNIDGKKILFAQDIGAPLLKEFDCNPYAWVESAEKLYALNADMLCDGHSGAYEPEDVVKEYFHYCIRSQYEQGYLPVQS